The genomic DNA GGTGACCCTCAAGCACGGGCCCTCGCGGCGCTGACGAGCGCCTCGACGGAAACGATCAGCAGGGCGCGGTGCCGCTGGAGGCGGTCATCAGACCAGGGCCCCTCTGATGCGTGCGCGCGAAGCCCAGACGATGCGAACTGCCACGCCGTGATCTGGCCAAGCAGCAAGGCGAGCACATCGACCGCCGCACCATCGAAATGCTCTGACAGCTCTCGCACCTTGGGCTCGTACGCCTGGACCTCGCCCGGCGATGCATCCTCCCGCTCAAGTCCAGCCCAGGATGTTAAGCGCAGGATCTCTGGTCGCTCTGTCAGGTAGTCGAACAGCGCCGCGGCGTACGAAGGG from Brachybacterium sacelli includes the following:
- a CDS encoding TetR family transcriptional regulator, yielding MPPDATETKRRILDAARAEFAQFGLAGARVDRIAETGRVNKRSIYVHFGPKGQLFDLVVSAALAEMADEVPFTAEDLPSYAAALFDYLTERPEILRLTSWAGLEREDASPGEVQAYEPKVRELSEHFDGAAVDVLALLLGQITAWQFASSGLRAHASEGPWSDDRLQRHRALLIVSVEALVSAARARA